In the Pieris napi chromosome 19, ilPieNapi1.2, whole genome shotgun sequence genome, one interval contains:
- the LOC125059371 gene encoding zinc finger protein 510-like: MDSNFNSLCRLCLKPNSTANMICLFDNNKVNYYGQAVLHFASIKLNKPDDPLPSSMCKMCLILLKQCIYFKFMCEASGKKLDEVKNKLAQIKFKNDLKVANDGKEKLLKPKMNESTYMSDQDVNENSHDGDINDLNFTMCKTKKPQSKNVDEILDILENSIPLESDDRFDLSNYEEPAKPLNEYPQSTHKRMNISNIDKQRTCPICLKRLANPSSFWKHMRTHNKKHRLICEHCGMSFASFGGLNSHMVVIHGTGKYIQCQQCPFKASRRFEMKEHERIHTGERPFACEKCGLTFRRKEIYRKHLFIHSEKTVQCKECPKMFFTPDHMVGHYNSVHKRYMYMCYECGVLYAKNGTVRRHLMEKHGIPRKDQKKLTRVKAGDAI, from the exons ATGGATTCAAACTTTAATAGTCTTTGCCGGTTGTGTTTAAAACCTAACTCAACTGCAAATATGATATGTTTGTTTGATAACAacaaagttaattattatggGCAAGCGGTATTGCACTTTGCTTCgataaaactaaacaaacCAGACGATCCTTTACCCAGCTCGATGTGTAAAATGTGCCTCATATTGTTAAAACAGTGTATTTACTTCAAATTTATGTGTGAAGCTAGTGGTAAGAAGCTTGACGAGGTCAAGAATAAATTGGctcaaataaaattcaagAATGACTTAAAAGTAGCAAATGATGgcaaagaaaaattattaaaacccaAAATGAATGAAAGTACATATATGTCCGACCAGGACGTGAATGAAAATAGCCATGATGGTGATATAAATGACCTAAACTTTACCATgtgtaaaactaaaaaacccCAGTCAAAAAATGTAGAtgaaatattagatattttagaaaattctATTCCCTTAGAATCAGATGATAGGTTTGATTTAAGTAATTATGAGGAACCAGCAAAACCGCTAAATGAATATCCCCAATCTACACATAAAAGGATGAACATTAGTAATATAGATAAACAGAGAACATGTCCCATTTGTCTTAAAAGACTAGCAAATCCATCAAGTTTTTGGAAACATATGCgcacacataataaaaaacacag gTTGATCTGTGAACATTGTGGAATGAGTTTTGCATCATTTGGTGGCTTAAATAGTCACATGGTAGTAATTCATGGCACTGGAAAGTACATACAATGTCAACAATGTCCTTTTAAAGCCTCAAGGCGGTTTGAAATGAAAGAACATGAACGGATTCACACAGGAGAACGGCCATTTGCCTGTGAAAAATGTGGCTTAACTTTTCGTCGTAAGGAGATATatagaaaacatttatttatacattcagAAAAAACAGTTCAATGCAAAGAGTGtccaaaaatgttttttaccCCAGATCATATGGTGGGACATTACAACTCTGTTCACAAAAGATACATGTATATGTGTTATGAGTGTGGTGTCTTATATGCTAAAAACGGTACAGTAAGGCGGCATTTGATGGAAAAACATGGTATACCCCGAAAAGACCAGAAGAAACTTACTAGGGTAAAAGCAGGAGATGCAATTTag